The following are encoded in a window of Brevibacillus sp. DP1.3A genomic DNA:
- a CDS encoding YveK family protein, with product MNEELNLREILLMLLKRWKLILLITSLCTIGTALVSFYLLTPIYQAKTEILVNRSLDSTVESMLSVAEIDSNLKLIETYRVIIESPRVMERVLEVIGAGATMEDLLLQTKVEPVKDSQVISITVEDPDQGRAVLIANTIATTFQGEVVKMLSMNNVHILAEARNNPAAIPVSPKPILNSVIAFVLGLATSMVVVFLLVQMDTRLQSEKEVEEYLGLPVLATIAVIDKKTRKAFRQPKAEEVRNEYEKAEA from the coding sequence ATGAATGAGGAGCTTAATCTTCGTGAAATACTCCTGATGTTGTTGAAGCGATGGAAGCTGATCCTTTTGATTACCTCTTTATGCACCATCGGAACAGCGCTCGTGAGCTTCTATTTACTGACACCGATTTATCAGGCTAAGACGGAAATATTAGTGAATCGCTCGCTGGATTCAACCGTAGAGAGCATGCTATCCGTCGCGGAAATTGATTCCAATCTGAAATTGATTGAGACCTATCGCGTGATTATTGAAAGTCCGCGGGTGATGGAGCGCGTGCTCGAAGTGATAGGGGCCGGCGCTACGATGGAGGATCTGCTGCTTCAAACGAAGGTGGAACCAGTCAAGGATTCACAGGTCATTTCCATTACGGTAGAAGATCCGGATCAGGGCAGAGCTGTACTCATCGCCAATACAATCGCGACGACCTTTCAGGGAGAAGTCGTGAAAATGCTTAGCATGAACAACGTGCATATTTTAGCAGAGGCCCGAAACAATCCGGCGGCCATTCCAGTGAGCCCAAAACCGATCCTCAATTCGGTGATTGCTTTTGTCCTCGGGTTGGCAACGTCTATGGTCGTCGTCTTCTTGCTGGTGCAGATGGATACCCGACTTCAATCGGAAAAAGAAGTGGAGGAGTATTTAGGCTTACCTGTACTGGCAACTATTGCGGTAATTGACAAAAAAACGCGGAAGGCATTTCGCCAGCCTAAGGCGGAGGAAGTGAGGAATGAGTATGAGAAGGCAGAAGCCTGA
- a CDS encoding LCP family protein, whose translation MSVSKWKEKIATIKWKRLLVWGGLICLISLSGYGVYVYLSLKETASKMYLPVRTQKSIEISVATEPASVRQSPPMNSQEATTSPAVEGENSAILPKEPITLLLLGVDERENDKGRSDVILVLSVNPKTKSALLISIPRDTRTAMAHKGSQDKINHAYAFGGVQQAVDTVEQFLQFPIDYVVTANMEGFAGVIDALGGVEVNNKLAFTYADYTFPIGPIQLDGKQALVYARMRYEDPRGDLGRNERQQEIIKALLDKGVTLASPTRLNDVLTTMGKYVKTNMTFDVMKQLALSYSTAVTSVETIRLEGKGQMINGIYYYIVSPQERERLTESLSTFQKQIEPPVQLQKEGSDSIAGQRGKQDE comes from the coding sequence ATGAGCGTCAGCAAATGGAAGGAAAAGATCGCCACGATAAAGTGGAAGCGGCTGCTTGTATGGGGAGGATTGATTTGTCTCATCAGTTTGAGTGGTTATGGTGTGTACGTCTATCTGTCGTTAAAAGAAACGGCCAGCAAAATGTACCTCCCTGTCCGCACGCAGAAATCTATCGAGATATCTGTAGCGACTGAACCAGCATCTGTGAGGCAATCACCGCCCATGAATTCCCAAGAAGCAACGACATCGCCAGCGGTTGAAGGGGAGAACTCCGCTATCTTGCCTAAAGAACCGATCACACTGCTGCTTCTTGGCGTTGATGAACGAGAGAATGACAAGGGGCGCTCTGATGTCATCCTCGTACTCTCCGTCAACCCGAAAACGAAATCTGCGTTGCTCATCAGCATACCGCGTGATACGCGAACAGCTATGGCTCACAAAGGTAGCCAAGATAAGATCAATCACGCTTATGCATTCGGCGGCGTGCAACAGGCAGTAGACACCGTCGAGCAGTTTCTTCAATTTCCCATTGATTACGTGGTGACCGCGAATATGGAAGGATTCGCGGGTGTGATCGATGCGCTGGGAGGAGTGGAAGTCAACAACAAGCTTGCCTTTACTTATGCGGATTACACCTTTCCGATCGGTCCCATCCAGCTAGACGGGAAGCAAGCCTTGGTCTACGCTCGCATGCGCTACGAAGATCCGAGAGGCGACCTCGGGCGCAACGAAAGACAGCAGGAAATCATCAAGGCATTGCTGGACAAAGGTGTAACCCTTGCATCGCCTACCCGATTGAATGACGTCCTTACGACGATGGGGAAATACGTGAAAACGAACATGACCTTTGATGTGATGAAACAGCTTGCCCTAAGCTATAGCACGGCAGTTACCTCCGTCGAGACGATTCGTTTGGAAGGAAAGGGTCAAATGATCAATGGAATCTACTACTATATCGTCAGTCCGCAAGAACGTGAGAGGTTGACCGAGAGTCTTTCAACTTTTCAAAAACAAATCGAACCTCCCGTACAACTGCAGAAAGAAGGAAGTGACAGCATAGCGGGGCAAAGGGGGAAGCAGGATGAATGA
- a CDS encoding CpsD/CapB family tyrosine-protein kinase: protein MSMRRQKPDDRYQKLIAHWEPLSPLVEGYRTLRLNIQFSMGDKLMQTILVTSPGASEGKTITAANLSLMMAKDHKKTVLLDFDLRNPRVHFTFDMPNLYGISSYFSDMCEIADIIQPSGVSELSIITAGPIPHNPAEMLGTTRLLELMDYLRHNYDFVIVDSPPLIVSDAMVLAREMDGCVMVVDASKTKRDSAVKAVEQLKAAGANLLGVVLNNKKVGKREGYYGYGYNA from the coding sequence ATGAGTATGAGAAGGCAGAAGCCTGATGATCGTTACCAAAAGCTGATCGCCCATTGGGAGCCGCTGTCTCCGCTGGTAGAGGGCTACCGTACCCTTCGCTTAAACATTCAGTTTTCCATGGGCGACAAGCTGATGCAAACGATTTTAGTCACCAGTCCAGGGGCTTCTGAGGGAAAAACGATCACCGCTGCCAACCTGTCCTTGATGATGGCAAAGGATCACAAAAAAACGGTGCTGCTTGATTTTGACTTACGCAATCCGCGGGTACATTTCACCTTTGATATGCCGAATCTGTACGGAATCAGTTCTTACTTTTCGGATATGTGCGAGATTGCAGATATTATTCAACCGTCAGGGGTGTCAGAGCTGTCGATCATCACGGCAGGGCCAATCCCGCATAATCCGGCGGAAATGCTCGGAACGACACGGCTCTTGGAATTGATGGACTATCTGCGCCACAACTATGATTTTGTGATTGTCGACAGCCCGCCATTAATCGTAAGCGACGCAATGGTGCTGGCGAGGGAAATGGACGGCTGTGTCATGGTGGTGGATGCAAGCAAGACGAAGCGGGATTCTGCTGTCAAAGCAGTAGAGCAGTTAAAAGCGGCAGGAGCCAATCTGCTCGGTGTTGTTCTCAACAACAAAAAGGTAGGGAAGAGAGAAGGCTACTACGGATATGGGTACAACGCATAG